The genomic segment ACTGTTCGGCTTTTTAGAACGAGTTCAGCAGGCCGTGCGCGCGCGCGACACGCAGGCCGTCCCGGCCTCTCTTCGCGAGGGTCTTCGCGCCGTGACGAAGTAAGGCAGGCCACATGAGACTCATACCGTCGGCGGAGGGATTTCCATCGGTCGATGGGGTTACGCGGGGGGATGGTTAGATGATAAATGGGGAAGAGCACCGGCTCCGGGCGCCCCGGTTGCGCACTAGAGTGGACGATCGAGGAGGCTTGCGGACGGGATGATCGTCGCGATCCATCAACCGCACTATCTGCCCTGGCTCCGCTACATCGACAAGATCGCGCGGAGCGATGTCTTCGTGCTGCTGGACGACGCGCAGTACACCAAGAACGGCTGGCAGAACCGCAACAAGATTAAGTGCGCCGCCGGTTCGCGGTGCGTGGACGGGTGGATGTACCTGACCGTACCGGTGCTGGCGGGGCCGTCCACCCGCCGGATCAACCAGGTGGAGGTCAGCCGGGACAAGCGGTGGCGAACCCAGCACTGGGGCGCGCTGCAGACCAACTACGCCCGCGCGCCGTTCTGGAGCCGGTACGCGGCGGTGCTGGCCCCCATCTACAAGCACGAGTGGAACACGCTGCACGAACTGGACATCTCCATGCTCACGACGCTGCTCGATCTGCTGGGCGTGCGCACGCCGCTCGTGCGCAGTTCGGAACTCGGGGTGCCGGGCAGCGCCACGGCCCG from the bacterium genome contains:
- a CDS encoding WbqC family protein, coding for MIVAIHQPHYLPWLRYIDKIARSDVFVLLDDAQYTKNGWQNRNKIKCAAGSRCVDGWMYLTVPVLAGPSTRRINQVEVSRDKRWRTQHWGALQTNYARAPFWSRYAAVLAPIYKHEWNTLHELDISMLTTLLDLLGVRTPLVRSSELGVPGSATARTIDICTRLGATTYLSGDYAATNHLEVEAFAARGIAVELQDWRCAPYAQQNPEAG